One region of Mycolicibacterium insubricum genomic DNA includes:
- a CDS encoding cytochrome P450, with protein sequence MTKSPSGSASKSRDRLSSVLLNPLPQRVERAIQEVSRRWPVRELAAPPTGSGLKPVIGDQGLPLVGHTLDYIRFGSDLSRERYERFGSVSWMGAFGTKMVVIAGPQATQEALTTKAKAFSQDGWGFLIDAFFHRGLMLMSFDEHLMHRRIMQEAFTRPRLTGYVKQVGPSVRSSVPKWPTGSGVRLYPLLKDLTLNVATDVFMGGRGKEDSRSVNRAFVATVRAASAIVRAPLPGTRYRAGVRGRRLLEAYFARHLPAARSGQNDDLFAALCEARAEDGERFTDADIINHMIFLMMAAHDTSTITTAAVAYFLAKNPEWQDRLRAESDRLGDDLPDIEDLEGLTAMDLVIKESLRLVAPVPLVMRKTVTDTAIDGYYVPSGVLVAITPAVNHFAPTVWTEPDRFDPTRFEPPRREDHAHRFAWLPFGGGAHKCIGMHFGTLEVKAILHEMLREFTWSLDDGYRVRWDNTSLPVPVDGLPITLCRR encoded by the coding sequence ATGACCAAATCGCCGTCCGGTTCGGCAAGCAAGTCCCGTGACCGTCTGTCGTCGGTACTACTGAATCCCCTCCCGCAGCGCGTCGAGCGCGCTATCCAGGAGGTGAGTCGACGATGGCCGGTTCGCGAACTTGCCGCGCCGCCGACAGGTAGCGGATTGAAGCCAGTTATCGGCGATCAGGGATTGCCTCTCGTTGGCCACACACTGGACTACATTCGCTTCGGCTCTGACCTCAGTAGAGAGCGGTACGAGAGATTTGGTTCGGTCTCGTGGATGGGGGCGTTTGGCACCAAGATGGTCGTCATTGCGGGACCGCAGGCAACTCAAGAAGCACTCACCACCAAAGCCAAGGCTTTCTCGCAAGATGGTTGGGGTTTTCTCATCGATGCGTTCTTTCATCGGGGGCTGATGCTGATGAGCTTCGATGAGCATCTGATGCATCGGCGAATCATGCAGGAGGCGTTCACACGTCCGCGACTAACCGGTTATGTCAAGCAGGTCGGGCCATCGGTTCGTTCTAGCGTACCGAAGTGGCCGACCGGTTCGGGTGTCCGCTTGTATCCCCTGTTGAAGGATTTGACGCTCAACGTGGCAACCGATGTGTTCATGGGCGGCCGCGGGAAAGAGGACAGCCGTTCAGTAAATCGAGCCTTTGTAGCAACCGTCCGCGCTGCCAGTGCGATCGTGCGTGCTCCTCTGCCCGGGACGCGGTACCGCGCCGGAGTGCGCGGTCGCCGGTTGCTGGAGGCGTACTTCGCCCGGCACTTACCGGCGGCACGCTCGGGGCAGAATGATGATTTATTCGCCGCGCTATGTGAGGCGCGCGCCGAGGACGGCGAACGCTTCACTGATGCGGACATCATAAATCACATGATCTTTCTGATGATGGCCGCTCATGACACGTCAACGATCACCACTGCCGCTGTGGCGTACTTCTTGGCGAAGAATCCTGAATGGCAGGATCGACTTCGTGCTGAGTCTGACCGTCTAGGCGACGATCTGCCGGACATTGAGGACCTGGAGGGGCTCACGGCGATGGACTTGGTCATCAAGGAGTCGCTCAGACTAGTTGCACCGGTACCGTTGGTTATGCGTAAGACGGTGACCGACACCGCAATTGATGGCTACTACGTCCCCTCCGGAGTGCTTGTCGCCATCACGCCTGCGGTCAACCACTTTGCGCCCACAGTGTGGACCGAGCCGGACCGGTTTGACCCAACGCGATTCGAGCCGCCACGGCGCGAGGATCACGCCCACCGCTTCGCCTGGCTTCCGTTCGGAGGAGGCGCGCACAAGTGCATCGGGATGCACTTCGGCACCTTGGAGGTGAAGGCAATACTGCACGAGATGCTGCGGGAATTCACCTGGAGTCTGGATGACGGCTACCGCGTTCGGTGGGACAATACGTCCCTGCCTGTCCCTGTCGACGGCCTACCTATTACGTTGTGTCGCCGATGA
- a CDS encoding SDR family NAD(P)-dependent oxidoreductase, translated as MLEPSTAVVTGAGRGIGLEIARQLAAAGHKVLLTDVDGDAAERAATEVGGGAWSATHDVRDPSGHREVAAQALAAGPLAVWVNNAGILIAGNSWSHSDAEIASILDVNVRGVVAGSHAAVAAMGAGGGAILNIASLSALAPIPGLAMYAATKAAVLSFTTSLQGDLDHAGLQIRARALCPDVVSTKMVTDRVADPGAALLFAGPRPMDAAAVARAGLELLESRQIFRVVPRWRGVVARTSDAAPSLGLKAFALMRGVGERRQRNHR; from the coding sequence ATGCTAGAACCATCAACAGCCGTCGTCACAGGAGCAGGTCGAGGGATTGGTCTGGAGATCGCGAGACAACTCGCCGCTGCCGGTCACAAGGTTTTGCTCACGGATGTCGATGGCGACGCGGCGGAGCGCGCTGCCACCGAGGTCGGCGGTGGCGCTTGGAGCGCCACGCACGACGTACGAGATCCGTCGGGTCATCGGGAAGTCGCTGCTCAGGCTTTAGCCGCTGGCCCTCTGGCGGTGTGGGTAAACAACGCTGGGATCCTAATCGCGGGTAACAGCTGGAGTCACAGCGATGCCGAGATTGCGTCGATCCTCGATGTAAATGTACGAGGTGTCGTTGCCGGGTCACACGCGGCAGTTGCCGCCATGGGCGCAGGTGGGGGTGCGATCCTCAACATCGCGTCGCTCTCGGCTCTGGCCCCCATCCCTGGACTCGCGATGTACGCAGCCACTAAAGCCGCCGTATTGTCGTTCACCACATCGCTGCAAGGCGATCTTGACCATGCGGGATTGCAAATCCGTGCCCGGGCGCTATGCCCCGACGTGGTGAGTACGAAAATGGTCACCGACCGAGTCGCCGACCCTGGGGCGGCGCTACTGTTCGCCGGACCTCGTCCAATGGATGCGGCGGCCGTGGCCCGCGCAGGACTCGAGTTGCTGGAGAGTCGCCAGATATTCCGGGTAGTTCCTCGGTGGCGCGGCGTAGTTGCGCGCACTAGCGATGCTGCGCCGTCGCTCGGGTTGAAAGCTTTCGCGTTGATGCGCGGCGTTGGTGAGCGGCGCCAACGCAATCATCGTTGA